From Vanrija pseudolonga chromosome 1, complete sequence, a single genomic window includes:
- the Ido1 gene encoding Indoleamine 2,3-dioxygenase 1 codes for MLRSPVARLARAASRHTPRHHLRAISTTGSRGLATPTDKMVGASSQWANPFPHDQFHVGSENGFLPRQDPLAVLPQEYEAMEDLLDRMPLKMADGSAGLLATGAFGDAVEKDLPEYDISKVSDPQLLSALYRDLTFVASGYLLEPCDINYRNTGGYGLGRQTLPRNIAVPLTEVAKKIGQRPFMEYALSYALYNYKRVDPSKPLDYDNLELIRSFSRHEAEHGFILVHVAMVRNSGGLVDASLAALDAAAQGNRPAFNAAMDKMRETYQVVNNVMETMWGRSAPEAYLSYRTFIMGTRAQPMFPNGVIYEGVSDEPFQMRGESGANDSMVPLGDNLLELTGNMPVNPLTEVLRDFRTYRPRNHQQFLTYVQQRASAVGIREFAMGDSTSAALYLANLDQIRAFRHRHWNFTKHYILKRTKHPVATGGSPIVTWLPNQLDAVLQQMLVTEAGIDREALPPQYQTMVEEISLRAEAQQRVLTREVARLTIERGAQAAKVDPSKPQDGYATSA; via the exons ATGCTCCGCTCCCCTGTTGCCCggcttgcgcgcgccgcctcgcggcacacgccgcgccaccacctccgcgCCATCTCCACCACGGGCTCGCGTGGCCTCGCCACCCCGACCGACAAGAtggtcggcgcgtcgagccagTGGGCCAACCCGTTCCCGCACGACCAGTTCCACGTCGGGAGCGAGAACGGCTTCCTGCCCCGCCAGGACCCGCTCGCTGTCCTGCCCCAGGAGTACGAGGCCATGGAGGACCTCCTTGACCGCATGCCCCTCAAGATGGCTGATGGCTCGGCCGGCCTCCTGGCCACTGGCGCgttcggcgacgccgtcgagaaAGACCTCCCAGAGTACGACATCTCAAAGGTGTCGGACCCGCAGCTCCTCTCTG CCCTCTATCGCGACCTCACGTTCGTCGCGAGCGGATACCTCCTCGAGCCATGCGACATCAACTACCGCAACACGGGCGGCTACGGCCTCGGACGGCAGACGCTCCCCCGCAACATTGCGGTGCCACtcaccgaggtcgccaagaAGATTGGCCAGCGCCCCTTCATGGAGTATGCGCTCTCGTACGCGCTGTACAACTACAAGCGTGTCGACCCGTCCAAGCCGCTCGACTATGACAACCTCGAGCTGATccgctccttctcgcgccacgaggccgagcacggcTTTATCCTCGTCCACGTCGCCATGGTGCGCAACTCtggcgggctcgtcgacgcgtccctcgctgcgctcgacgccgccgcccagggCAACCGCCCGGCCTTCAACGCCGCCATGGACAAGATGCGCGAGACGTACCAGGTCGTCAACAACGTCATGGAGACCATGTGGGGCCGCAGCGCGCCAGAGGCCTACCTGTCGT ACCGCACCTTCATCATGGGTACCCGCGCACAGCCAATGTTCCCCAACGGCGTCATCTACGAGGGCGTGTCGGACGAGCCGTTCCAGATGCgtggcgagtcgggcgccAACGACTCGATGGTGCCCCTCGGCgacaacctcctcgagctgACGGGCAACATGCCCGTCAACCCCCTCACCGAGGTGCTCCGCGACTTTAGGACCTACCGCCCGCGCAACCACCAGCAGTTCCTCACGTAcgtgcagcagcgcgcgtcggccgtcggCATCCGCGAGTTTGCCATGGGCGACTcgaccagcgccgcgctgtACCTCGCCAACCTGGACCAGATCCGCGCCttccgccaccgccac TGGAACTTCACCAAGCACTACATCCTCAAGCGCACCAAGCACCCCGTCGCGACGGGCGGCTCGCCGATCGTGACGTGGCTCCCGaaccagctcgacgccgtgctccaGCAGATGCTGgtcaccgaggccggcaTCGACCGTGAGGCCCTCCCGCCGCAGTACCAGACGATGGTGGAGGAGAtctcgctgcgcgccgaggcgcagcagcgcgtgctcacccgcgaggtcgcgcgcctcaccatcgagcgcggcgcgcaggccgccaaggtcgacccGTCCAAGCCGCAGGACGGAtacgccacctcggcgtga